The following coding sequences lie in one Pseudomonas svalbardensis genomic window:
- the aac(6') gene encoding aminoglycoside 6'-N-acetyltransferase, whose product MFRIQHCQSDEQAGWLPLRQALWPDASEKEHRDEIAQQLSEPQRYINFVAYDSQEHPVGLAEASSRRDYVNGTDSSPVVYLEGIYVVPQQRRHGVAARLIEQVAHWGRAQGCLEMASDTSLDNLPSQETHKALGFEETERVVFFKRPL is encoded by the coding sequence ATGTTCCGTATCCAACACTGCCAGTCCGACGAACAAGCGGGCTGGCTGCCTTTGCGCCAGGCGCTCTGGCCCGATGCTTCGGAAAAGGAGCATCGGGACGAAATCGCCCAGCAGCTAAGCGAGCCGCAACGCTATATCAACTTTGTCGCCTACGACAGCCAGGAGCACCCCGTCGGTCTGGCCGAAGCCTCGTCGCGTCGCGACTACGTAAATGGCACCGACAGCTCGCCGGTGGTGTATCTGGAAGGTATCTACGTGGTGCCGCAGCAGCGCCGGCATGGAGTGGCCGCACGACTGATCGAACAGGTGGCGCACTGGGGACGAGCACAGGGCTGCCTGGAGATGGCCTCCGACACGAGCCTCGACAATCTGCCGAGCCAGGAGACGCACAAGGCGCTTGGCTTCGAGGAAACCGAGCGCGTCGTATTTTTCAAACGCCCGCTATGA
- a CDS encoding gamma-butyrobetaine dioxygenase codes for MNTAAAFADFRTYPLISALTAVHTLADRIQVKWADDRVSPFHHQWLRDNCPCPLCVYTVTREQVLEIVDVAENLKPSDVSIDAEGCLRVDWQDGHLSRFNPGWLRAHAYDDESRAERRASKPKSQLWNSNLKLPVFDYQALMNDNDALLQWLLAVRDVGLTQVRGVPTEPGSLKLIAQRISFIRESNFGVLFNVQSKADADSNAYTAFNLPLHSDLPTRELQPGLQFLHCLVNDADGGESIFVDGFAIAEALRDEDPEAFKSLCEIPVEFRNKDRHSDYRRLAPIIALDAFGQVSEIRLANFLRGPFDASVEQMPALYHAYRHFIAMTREPRFRVMTRLNPGEMWCFDNRRTLHARNAFDPATGARHLQGCYVDRDELLSRILVLQR; via the coding sequence TTGAACACCGCCGCCGCTTTTGCCGACTTCCGTACCTACCCGTTGATCAGCGCGTTGACCGCCGTACACACCCTGGCGGACCGAATTCAAGTGAAGTGGGCCGATGACCGTGTCAGCCCGTTTCATCATCAGTGGTTGCGGGACAACTGCCCGTGCCCGCTGTGCGTCTACACCGTCACCCGCGAGCAAGTGCTGGAAATCGTCGACGTCGCCGAAAACCTAAAGCCTTCGGACGTCAGCATTGATGCCGAAGGCTGCCTGCGTGTGGACTGGCAAGACGGCCATCTCAGCCGCTTCAATCCTGGCTGGTTACGGGCCCACGCCTACGATGACGAGTCCCGCGCCGAACGCCGGGCATCCAAGCCAAAAAGCCAGCTCTGGAACAGCAACCTGAAGCTGCCGGTGTTCGACTACCAAGCGTTAATGAACGACAACGACGCCTTGCTGCAATGGCTGCTGGCCGTGCGCGATGTCGGCCTGACTCAGGTCCGCGGTGTGCCCACCGAGCCGGGCTCGTTGAAGTTGATTGCCCAGCGGATTTCCTTCATCCGCGAGAGCAATTTTGGCGTGCTGTTCAACGTGCAATCCAAGGCCGATGCCGACAGCAATGCCTACACCGCTTTCAACCTGCCGCTGCACAGCGATTTGCCGACCCGGGAGTTGCAACCGGGGCTGCAATTTCTGCATTGCCTGGTCAATGACGCCGACGGTGGCGAAAGTATTTTCGTTGATGGTTTTGCCATTGCCGAAGCCTTGCGCGATGAAGATCCCGAGGCGTTCAAAAGCCTTTGCGAAATCCCTGTGGAGTTCCGCAACAAAGACCGCCACAGCGACTACCGCCGTCTCGCGCCGATCATCGCGCTGGATGCCTTTGGGCAGGTTTCGGAAATCCGCTTGGCGAATTTTCTGCGCGGTCCGTTCGATGCGTCGGTCGAGCAGATGCCCGCTCTCTATCACGCGTACCGCCACTTTATTGCAATGACCCGGGAACCGCGATTCCGGGTGATGACGCGGTTAAATCCCGGCGAAATGTGGTGTTTCGACAACCGCCGCACCCTCCACGCCCGCAACGCCTTCGACCCCGCCACCGGCGCCCGGCATTTGCAGGGTTGCTATGTCGACCGTGATGAATTGTTGTCGCGCATCCTCGTGTTGCAGCGTTAA
- the choX gene encoding choline ABC transporter substrate-binding protein, giving the protein MKRLISSCVLALSGTAFLSASVMAAEPASCQNVRMGVVNWTDVIATSAMTQVLLDGLGYNTKQTSASQQIIFAGIRDQRLDLFLGYWNPLMTQTITPFVAANQVKVLEAPSLKDARATLAVPTYLADKGLKTFADIAKFEKELGGKIYGIEPGSGANTQIKAMIAKNQFGLGKFQLVESSEAGMLAAVDRAVRRKEAVVFFGWAPHPMNVNVKMTYLTGSDDALGPNEGMATVWTVTAPKYAEQCPNIGRLLSNLTYTAEDESRMMQPLLDHKDAFESAKQWLKDHPQDKQRWLEGVTTFDGKPAAENLQLTTQ; this is encoded by the coding sequence ATGAAACGACTGATCAGCAGCTGTGTTCTTGCACTCAGCGGTACCGCTTTCCTGAGCGCCAGCGTCATGGCGGCCGAACCTGCTTCATGCCAGAACGTGCGCATGGGCGTCGTGAACTGGACCGATGTGATCGCCACCAGTGCCATGACCCAAGTCCTGCTCGATGGCCTCGGCTACAACACCAAACAAACCAGCGCTTCCCAGCAAATCATCTTCGCCGGGATCCGCGACCAGCGCCTGGACTTGTTCCTGGGCTACTGGAACCCGCTGATGACCCAGACCATCACCCCGTTCGTCGCGGCCAATCAGGTCAAAGTGCTTGAGGCGCCAAGCCTGAAAGACGCCCGCGCCACCCTCGCCGTACCGACTTACCTCGCCGACAAGGGCCTGAAAACCTTTGCCGACATCGCCAAGTTTGAAAAGGAACTGGGCGGCAAAATCTACGGCATCGAGCCAGGTTCGGGTGCCAACACCCAGATCAAGGCGATGATCGCCAAGAACCAGTTTGGCCTCGGCAAGTTCCAGTTGGTCGAGTCCAGTGAGGCCGGCATGCTCGCAGCAGTGGATCGCGCCGTGCGGCGCAAAGAGGCCGTGGTGTTCTTCGGCTGGGCGCCGCATCCGATGAACGTCAACGTGAAGATGACGTACCTCACCGGCAGCGACGACGCCCTGGGCCCGAACGAAGGCATGGCCACGGTCTGGACCGTCACCGCGCCGAAATACGCCGAGCAATGCCCGAACATCGGTCGCTTGCTGAGCAACCTGACGTACACCGCCGAAGACGAGAGCCGGATGATGCAGCCGCTGCTGGATCACAAGGACGCCTTCGAATCGGCCAAACAATGGCTGAAAGATCACCCGCAAGACAAGCAACGCTGGCTCGAAGGCGTGACCACCTTCGATGGCAAACCCGCCGCTGAAAACCTGCAACTGACGACCCAATAA
- a CDS encoding GlxA family transcriptional regulator: MTTFNSGAQPQNRAPQSIGFLLLDNFTLISLASAVEPLRMANQLSGRELYRWTTITVDGGQVWASDGLQITPDCSMQKAPALDTIIVCGGIGIQRTVTREHVSWLQSQARQSRRLGAVCTGSWALACAGLLDGFDCSVHWECLASMQEAFPRVAMSTRLFTLDRNRFTSSGGTAPLDMMLHLISRDHGRELSAAISEMFVYERIRNEQDHQRVPLKHMLGTNQPKLQEIVALMEANLEEPIDLDELAVYVAVSRRQLERLFQKYLHCSPSRYYLKLRLIRARQLLKQTPMSIIEVASVCGFVSTPHFSKCYREYFGIPPRDERVGSNTTQQVAMMPLPQALVLSPLSGPLSALSQARNESTFASVRL, translated from the coding sequence ATGACGACGTTCAACTCCGGGGCTCAACCCCAGAACCGTGCGCCTCAATCCATCGGCTTTTTGCTGCTGGACAATTTCACGCTTATTTCTCTGGCCTCCGCAGTAGAACCCCTGCGCATGGCCAACCAGTTGTCCGGTCGTGAGCTGTATCGCTGGACCACGATCACAGTCGATGGCGGTCAGGTCTGGGCCAGTGATGGCCTGCAGATCACTCCCGACTGCTCCATGCAAAAAGCACCTGCCCTGGACACCATCATTGTCTGCGGCGGTATCGGCATCCAGCGCACTGTTACCCGTGAACACGTTTCGTGGCTGCAAAGCCAGGCGCGTCAGTCCCGCCGTCTCGGTGCGGTCTGCACCGGCAGCTGGGCCCTGGCGTGCGCCGGCCTGCTGGATGGTTTCGATTGCAGCGTGCACTGGGAATGTCTGGCCTCGATGCAGGAAGCGTTCCCGCGTGTGGCCATGAGTACCCGTCTGTTCACCCTCGACCGTAACCGTTTCACCAGCTCCGGTGGCACCGCGCCGCTGGACATGATGCTGCACCTGATCAGTCGCGATCATGGCCGTGAACTGTCGGCCGCGATCTCGGAAATGTTCGTCTACGAGCGCATCCGCAACGAGCAGGATCACCAGCGCGTGCCGCTCAAGCACATGCTCGGCACCAACCAGCCGAAGTTGCAGGAAATCGTCGCGCTGATGGAGGCCAACCTCGAAGAGCCGATCGACCTTGACGAGCTGGCGGTGTATGTCGCCGTGTCGCGTCGTCAGCTGGAGCGGCTGTTCCAGAAATACCTGCACTGCTCGCCATCGCGTTACTACCTGAAACTGCGCTTGATTCGCGCCCGGCAGTTGCTCAAGCAAACGCCGATGTCGATCATCGAAGTGGCGTCGGTGTGTGGATTCGTGTCTACGCCGCACTTCTCCAAGTGCTACCGCGAATACTTCGGCATTCCGCCGCGTGACGAACGCGTAGGTTCCAACACCACGCAACAAGTGGCGATGATGCCGCTGCCGCAAGCACTGGTGCTGTCGCCGTTGTCCGGGCCGTTGTCGGCGTTGAGTCAGGCGCGTAACGAGTCGACGTTCGCCAGCGTTCGTCTCTAG
- a CDS encoding L-carnitine dehydrogenase, translated as MSFITEIKTFAALGSGVIGSGWVSRALAHGLDVVAWDPAPGAEATLRKRVANTWGALEKQGLAPGASQDRLRFVATIEECVRDADFIQESAPERLDLKLELHSKISAAAKPNALIGSSTSGLLPSEFYESSTHPERCVVGHPFNPVYLLPLVEVVGGKNTAPEAVQAAMKVYESLGMRPLHVRKEVPGFIADRLLEALWREALHLVNDGVATTGEIDDAIRFGAGLRWSFMGTFLTYTLAGGDAGMRHFMAQFGPALQLPWTYLPAPELTEKLIDDVVDGTSDQLGTHSISALERYRDDCLLAVLEAVKTTKEKHGMAFSE; from the coding sequence ATGAGCTTTATCACTGAAATCAAAACCTTCGCAGCCCTGGGCAGCGGTGTCATCGGCAGCGGTTGGGTGTCTCGCGCCCTCGCCCACGGCCTCGACGTGGTGGCCTGGGACCCCGCGCCCGGTGCCGAAGCCACGCTGCGCAAACGTGTCGCCAATACCTGGGGCGCGTTGGAGAAACAGGGCCTTGCGCCGGGTGCATCGCAGGATCGGCTGCGCTTTGTCGCAACCATTGAAGAATGCGTTCGCGACGCGGATTTCATTCAGGAAAGCGCCCCTGAGCGTCTGGACCTGAAACTGGAACTGCACAGCAAAATCAGCGCGGCAGCCAAGCCCAATGCCTTGATCGGTTCCAGTACTTCCGGCCTGTTGCCGAGCGAGTTCTACGAGAGTTCGACGCACCCGGAACGCTGCGTCGTCGGGCACCCGTTCAACCCGGTTTACCTGCTGCCGCTGGTGGAAGTGGTTGGCGGCAAAAACACCGCGCCGGAAGCCGTTCAAGCGGCAATGAAAGTCTACGAATCCTTGGGCATGCGTCCGCTGCATGTGCGCAAGGAAGTACCCGGTTTTATCGCTGACCGCTTGCTCGAAGCGTTGTGGCGTGAGGCGCTGCACTTGGTCAACGACGGTGTGGCGACCACCGGTGAGATCGACGATGCGATTCGCTTTGGCGCGGGTCTGCGCTGGTCGTTCATGGGCACGTTCTTGACGTACACCCTGGCGGGTGGCGATGCGGGGATGCGGCACTTCATGGCGCAATTCGGGCCGGCGTTGCAGTTGCCATGGACGTATCTGCCGGCACCGGAGCTGACCGAGAAGTTGATCGATGATGTGGTAGATGGCACCAGCGATCAATTGGGTACGCACAGCATTTCGGCGCTGGAGCGCTATCGTGATGATTGCTTGCTGGCGGTGCTGGAGGCGGTGAAAACTACCAAAGAGAAGCATGGGATGGCGTTTAGCGAATAG
- a CDS encoding thioesterase family protein has product MPALTTYQTKIIPDWVDYNGHLRDAFYLLIFSYATDALMDRLGMDSSNREASGNSLFTLELHLNYLHEVKLDADVEVHTQIIGHDSKRLHLYHSLHLAGDEKELAGNEQMLLHVDLAGPRSAPFSEDTLSKLQAIVAEQTDLPAPDYIGRVIALPPKK; this is encoded by the coding sequence ATGCCCGCCCTAACCACCTACCAAACCAAAATCATCCCCGACTGGGTCGACTACAACGGCCACCTGCGCGATGCCTTTTACCTGCTGATTTTCAGCTACGCCACTGACGCGCTGATGGATCGTCTGGGCATGGACAGCAGCAACCGCGAAGCCAGCGGCAACTCGCTGTTCACCCTCGAACTGCACCTCAATTACCTGCACGAAGTGAAGCTCGACGCCGACGTCGAAGTGCACACCCAAATCATCGGTCACGACAGTAAACGCCTGCACCTCTATCACAGCCTGCATCTGGCGGGGGATGAGAAGGAATTGGCGGGCAACGAGCAAATGCTGCTGCACGTCGACCTCGCCGGGCCGCGCTCCGCACCGTTCAGCGAAGACACCTTGAGCAAGCTGCAAGCCATCGTCGCCGAGCAAACCGACCTTCCCGCCCCCGACTACATTGGCCGAGTGATCGCGTTACCCCCTAAAAAATAA
- a CDS encoding 3-keto-5-aminohexanoate cleavage protein: MNHDVIITCALTGAGDTTARSPHVPVTPKQIAAAAVEAAKAGATVVHCHVRNPETGKFSRDVALYREVMERIREADVDIIVNLTAGMGGDLEIGAGENPMEFGPNTDLVGPLTRLAHVEELLPEICTLDCGTLNFGDGDTIYVSTPAQLRAGAKRIQELGVKAELEIFDTGHLWFAKQMIKEGLLDDPLFQLCLGIPWGAPADTTTMKAMVDNLPANAVWAGFGIGRMQMPMAAQAVLLGGNVRVGLEDNIWLDKGVLATNGQLVERASEILSRLGARVLTPAEGRAKMGLTKRG, from the coding sequence ATGAATCACGACGTCATCATCACCTGCGCACTCACCGGTGCTGGCGACACGACCGCCAGAAGCCCACACGTGCCGGTTACCCCGAAACAAATCGCCGCGGCCGCCGTTGAAGCCGCCAAGGCTGGCGCCACCGTGGTCCACTGCCACGTGCGCAACCCCGAAACCGGCAAATTCAGCCGTGATGTAGCGCTGTATCGCGAAGTGATGGAGCGCATCCGCGAGGCGGACGTCGACATCATCGTCAACCTCACCGCCGGCATGGGCGGCGACCTGGAAATCGGCGCTGGCGAGAACCCGATGGAGTTCGGCCCGAACACCGACCTGGTCGGCCCGCTGACCCGTCTGGCCCACGTTGAAGAACTGCTGCCGGAAATCTGCACCCTCGATTGCGGCACCCTGAACTTCGGCGACGGCGACACCATTTACGTGTCCACCCCGGCCCAGCTACGCGCTGGCGCCAAACGCATTCAAGAGCTGGGCGTGAAGGCCGAGCTGGAAATTTTCGACACCGGTCACCTGTGGTTCGCCAAGCAGATGATCAAGGAAGGGTTGCTCGACGACCCGCTGTTCCAACTGTGCCTGGGCATCCCGTGGGGCGCGCCGGCCGACACCACCACCATGAAAGCCATGGTCGACAACCTGCCTGCCAATGCGGTGTGGGCGGGCTTCGGCATCGGTCGCATGCAAATGCCGATGGCCGCACAGGCCGTGTTGCTCGGCGGCAACGTGCGGGTCGGTCTGGAAGACAACATCTGGTTGGACAAGGGCGTACTGGCGACCAACGGCCAACTGGTCGAACGCGCCTCGGAGATCCTCAGCCGCCTCGGCGCCCGCGTTCTGACGCCGGCGGAAGGCCGGGCAAAAATGGGCCTGACCAAGCGCGGTTGA